In a genomic window of Canis lupus familiaris isolate Mischka breed German Shepherd chromosome 28, alternate assembly UU_Cfam_GSD_1.0, whole genome shotgun sequence:
- the LCOR gene encoding ligand-dependent corepressor isoform X4 yields the protein MQRMIQQFAAEYTSKNSSTQDPSQPNSTKNQSLPKASPVTTSPTAATTQNPVLSKLLMADQDSPLDLTVRKSQSEPSEQDGVLDLSTKKSPCAGSTSLSHSPGCSSTQGNGENSTEAIAVDSNNQSKSPLEKFMVKLCTHHQKQFIRVLNDLYTESQPDTEDLQPDSGAMDTSTCNAGCAQLGTKHKEKDAACLDMKSPTSVDLFVDSSGSHSPLHLTEQALKEPPPESNSVDGRENALTVIQKDSSELPTTKPNSGSSMDSSTLGYLTASNSSSLSFHHNSKSLEGQTTGQEQDTNMKICEDGKDHMQSSALVESLIAVKVATENSEESNSCIVSQRNSFKALSEEAWDSGFMENSPRTADKENALLCSSKTSMRQELESSEQDSRPKQENHLHSLGRNKVSYHLHPSDKGQFDHSKDGWLAPSPMPAVHKASNGHSRTKMISTSIKTARKSKRASGLRINDYDNQCDVVYISQPITECHFENQRSILSSRKTARKSTRGYFFNGDCCELPTVRTLARNLHSQEKAGCSTVEPETVVTPKQTLTLSAPAPVVDMQDPREDNQEEPSKETTSLKEGEGEASSDKESQESEVCPMTNKPSPSSSPKSEEMTAPSLVSALPAHLPEEDRPEGSSTVSIPTASGIASPEQDQQQVELLGIKDVKEGTLIQDGHLVSSTENISEGGSEDVVSRPHSSPEEANREEDPPCSESPPVGPEPPLSLGKAEDNQSISTEATTKDTQELDTDPLLKESSTFTNENPSEIEDSEAAGGTGKLEGQGSDIKHSSEKDVCDQNIDSPEENVDKKKKGKKTPEASDRCLRSQLSDPSSVDRCLRSQSSDSSSACPEIKVSKNPGTKRSKKEGCPGEMAPESLLADSFHTKGLEDTENPDVNENPYEKDAEQEGEGGGIITRQTFKNMLAKQVKGEEGDIFPSSDPISTVGQPLPGERLEIYVQSKLGEKNAHDPSESIPYTFPEQSKEKPEPIPAQDTEEVVNEVGTANTQDKDDNSDAPSSALGLSSSGSGDTAGPPKWVPRLTRLTSSTYNLRHAHSLDSLDTAKVTSEKEAAQGNPMPKENEASESGDPLDDDDVDTVVDDQPKFVEWCAEEENQELIANFNAQYMRVQKGWIQLEKEAQPTPRSRNKSDKLKEIWKSKKRSRKCRGSLEVQKFSPVQMLFMTHFKLSNVCKWFLETTETRSLVIVKKLNTRLPGDIPPVKHSLQKYSPSSLYPSSLQAERLKKHLKKFPGATPARNNWKTQKLWAKFRENPDQVEPEDGSDVSLSLNSEDSIEEVKEGRNSHPPTNSPTPASTRILRKYSNIRGKLRAQQCLIKNEKMESPFGQPVESKQSCKSVCINPLMSPKLALQVDADGFPIKPKSTDGMKGKKGKHVSEILPKAEVQNKRKRTESSTQDRKDKGPVVKASKEKHPDGSTKTPAAKKPAARDRVSQLPKKTSLKENKVKIPKKSPGKNCPPSRREKENTSKRPTQPTASETGTKPAKQKGVGESSSRPQKATNRRQSSGKTRARPLTKTPESSAAQRKRKLKAKLDSSHGKRRRLDAK from the coding sequence TGAGAACTCAACAGAGGCTATAGCAGTAGATTCTAACAATCAGTCGAAGTCCCCACTGGAGAAGTTTATGGTCAAACTGTGCACTCATCATCAGAAGCAGTTCATCCGTGTCCTGAACGATCTGTACACTGAATCCCAGCCAGACACTGAGGACCTGCAACCTGATTCTGGAGCAATGGATACATCCACTTGCAATGCTGGCTGTGCCCAGCTAGGAACAAAACATAAGGAAAAGGATGCTGCGTGTCTCGATATGAAGTCTCCTACTTCTGTAGATTTGTTCGTAGACTCATCAGGCTCACACAGCCCTCTACATTTGACAGAACAGGCCCTCAAGGAGCCTCCTCCTGAGTCAAACTCTGTAGATGGAAGAGAGAATGCCTTGACTGTTATCCAGAAAGATTCCTCTGAACTTCCAACCACTAAACCTAATTCTGGTAGTTCAATGGATAGTTCCACTCTGGGATACCTCACTGCATCTAATTCTTCCTCATTAAGCTTCCACCACAACTCTAAGAGCTTGGAGGGGCAAACCACTGGACAGGAGCAAGACACGAATATGAAAATATGTGAGGATGGGAAAGACCATATGCAGAGCTCAGCTTTAGTAGAAAGTCTAATTGCAGTGAAAGTGGCCACTGAGAATAGTGAGGAGAGCAACAGCTGTATTGTTTCTCAAAGAAATTCATTCAAAGCTTTATCAGAAGAGGCTTGGGACTCAGGGTTTATGGAGAATTCACCTAGAACTGCTGACAAAGAGAATGCTTTACTTTGTAGCTCAAAAACATCTATGCGCCAGGAGTTAGAGTCCAGTGAACAAGATTCGAGGCCAAAGCAAGAGAACCATCTTCACTCACTAGGAAGAAATAAGGTGAGTTATCATTTACATCCCAGTGATAAGGGTCAGTTTGATCATTCCAAAGATGGTTGGTTAGCTCCCAGCCCAATGCCAGCTGTACACAAAGCATCCAATGGACATTCACGAACCAAGATGATATCAACCTCCATTAAGACAGCTCGGAAAAGTAAAAGGGCATCAGGGTTGAGGATAAACGATTATGATAACCAGTGTGATGTCGTTTATATCAGTCAGCCAATAACAGAATGCCACTTTGAGAATCAAAGATCAATATTATCTTCACGGAAAACAGCCAGGAAGAGTACTCGAGGATACTTTTTCAATGGTGATTGTTGTGAGCTGCCAACTGTTCGCACACTGGCCAGAAATTTACACTCCCAAGAGAAAGCGGGCTGTTCAACAGTGGAGCCAGAGACAGTGGTCACTCCCAAGCAGACCCTTACACTTTCAGCGCCTGCACCTGTAGTGGATATGCAGGATCCCAGAGAAGACAACCAGGAAGAACCTAGTAAAGAAACAACCTCCCtcaaggaaggagaaggagaagcttcCTCTGACAAGGAATCTCAAGAGTCTGAGGTTTGCCCCATGACAAATAAACCAAGTCCAAGCAGCTCTCCTAAGTCAGAGGAAATGACAGCCCCCAGCCTGGTGTCTGCTCTACCTGCTCACCTTCCTGAAGAGGACAGGCCAGAAGGCAGCTCCACGGTCTCAATTCCCACTGCAAGTGGGATAGCTTCCCCTGAACAAGACCAACAACAAGTCGAGCTGCTGGGTATCAAGGATGTCAAGGAGGGGACTCTTATCCAAGATGGTCACCTGGTTTCCTCTACTGAGAACATTTCTGAGGGAGGCAGTGAAGATGTTGTTTCTAGGCCTCATTCTTCTCCTGAAGAAGCCAATAGAGAGGAAGATCCTCCATGCTCAGAAAGTCCCCCAGTGGGCCCAGAGCCTCCTCTGAGCCTGGGGAAAGCTGAAGACAACCAAAGCATCAGTACTGAGGCCACAACTAAAGACACTCAGGAGCTAGATACTGACCCACTCTTGAAGGAAAGCAGCACTTTTACTAATGAAAACCCCAGTGAAATTGAGGACAGTGAGGCAGCAGGTGGTACAGGAAAATTAGAGGGACAGGGCAGTGACATAAAACATTCTTCAGAAAAAGATGTATGCGATCAAAACATTGACTCACCTGAAGAGAATGtggacaagaagaaaaaaggtaaaaaaactCCTGAAGCCTCTGACAGGTGCCTAAGGAGTCAGCTTTCAGATCCCTCCTCTGTCGATAGGTGCCTAAGAAGTCAAAGTTCagattcttcctctgcttgtcctGAGATCAAGGTTTCCAAAAATCCTGGTACAAAACGTTCTAAAAAAGAAGGGTGCCCTGGTGAGATGGCACCTGAGAGCCTTCTGGCTGACAGTTTCCATACAAAAGGTCTGGAGGATACTGAAAACCCAGATGTCAATGAAAATCCTTATGAGAAAGATGCTGAGCAGGAGGGTGAAGGAGGTGGGATCATCACCAGGCAGACTTTTAAGAACATGCTAGCAAAACAAGTGAAGGGGGAAGAAGGAGATATTTTTCCTAGCAGTGATCCTATATCCACAGTTGGCCAGCCCCTGCCTGGAGAGAGACTGGAAATTTATGTTCAGTCTAAGTTAGGTGAGAAAAATGCTCATGACCCCTCAGAAAGTATTCCTTATACCTTCCCAGAACAATCAAAAGAGAAGCCAGAACCAATTCCTGCACAAGATACGGAGGAGGTTGTGAATGAGGTAGGCACTGCAAACACCCAGGATAAAGATGACAATAGTGACGCACCATCCAGTGCACTTGGGTTGTCAAGCAGTGGAAGTGGTGATACTGCTGGGCCCCCCAAATGGGTACCAAGGCTTACAAGACTGACCTCTTCGACCTATAACCTAAGACACGCTCATTCTCTGGACTCCTTGGATACTGCAAAAGTGACTTCAGAAAAGGAAGCAGCACAAGGAAACCCAATGccaaaggaaaatgaagcttCAGAGAGTGGAGATCCCTTAGATGATGACGATGTGGACACGGTGGTAGATGACCAGCCAAAGTTTGTGGAATGGTGTGCAGAGGAGGAGAACCAAGAGCTTATTGCCAACTTCAATGCCCAGTACATGAGAGTTCAGAAAGGCTGGATTCAGTTGGAAAAAGAAGCACAGCCAACACCAAGATCAAGGAACAAGTCAGATAAACTGAAGGAGATttggaaaagcaagaaaaggtCACGGAAATGTAGGGGTTCGTTGGAGGTTCAAAAGTTTTCTCCTGTTCAGATGCTGTTTATGACACACTTTAAGTTATCTAATGTTTGCAAATGGTTCTTAGAAACAACTGAAACCCGGTCTCTGGTGATCGTGAAGAAGCTCAATACTCGTCTTCCAGGAGACATCCCCCCTGTCAAGCATTCTCTTCAGAAGTACTCTCCTTCCAGCCTGTACCCCAGTTCACTACAGGCTGAGCGCTTGAAAAAACACTTGAAGAAATTTCCTGGAGCTACTCCTGCTAGGAACAATTGGAAAACACAGAAGCTCTGGGCTAAATTTCGAGAAAATCCTGATCAAGTGGAGCCAGAGGATGGCAGTGATGTCAGCCTCAGCCTCAATTCTGAAGACAGCATAGAGGAAGTCAAGGAAGGTCGAAATAGCCATCCTCCTACAAACTCGCCTACTCCAGCAAGTACCCGGATCCTCAGAAAATATTCCAATATTCGAGGAAAGCTCAGAGCCCAGCAATGCTTAATCAAAAACGAGAAAATGGAAAGCCCATTTGGACAGCCTGTGGAAAGTAAACAGAGCTGTAAGAGTGTATGCATCAATCCTTTGATGTCCCCCAAGCTTGCCCTGCAAGTGGATGCAGATGGGTTTCCCATTAAGCCCAAGAGTACTGATggaatgaagggaaagaaagggaagcatGTGTCAGAAATCTTACCCAAAGCAGAAGTGCAGAATAAACGCAAGAGGACAGAGAGCAGCACTCAGGACAGGAAGGACAAGGGGCCTGTGGTGAAAGCCAGCAAAGAAAAGCATCCTGATGGATCCACCAAAACCCCTGCAGCCAAGAAGCCAGCTGCAAGGGACAGAGTCAGCCAACTGCCCAAAAAGACATCcttgaaagagaataaagtgaAGATCCCTAAAAAGTCTCCTGGGAAGAACTGCCCTCCCtccaggagggaaaaagagaatacaAGCAAAAGACCCACCCAGCCCACTGCCTCGGAGACAGGGACAAAACCTGCAAAGCAAAAGGGGGTAGGTGAATCCTCTTCCAGGCCACAAAAAGCCACCAACAGGAGGCAGAGCAGTGGAAAGACTCGGGCCAGACCCTTGACAAAAACCCCTGAGAGCAGTGCAGCCCAGAGAAAGCGAAAGCTGAAGGCAAAGCTGGACTCTTCTCATGGCAAACGGAGACGGCTAGATGCAAAGTGA
- the LCOR gene encoding ligand-dependent corepressor isoform X5: protein MVKLCTHHQKQFIRVLNDLYTESQPDTEDLQPDSGAMDTSTCNAGCAQLGTKHKEKDAACLDMKSPTSVDLFVDSSGSHSPLHLTEQALKEPPPESNSVDGRENALTVIQKDSSELPTTKPNSGSSMDSSTLGYLTASNSSSLSFHHNSKSLEGQTTGQEQDTNMKICEDGKDHMQSSALVESLIAVKVATENSEESNSCIVSQRNSFKALSEEAWDSGFMENSPRTADKENALLCSSKTSMRQELESSEQDSRPKQENHLHSLGRNKVSYHLHPSDKGQFDHSKDGWLAPSPMPAVHKASNGHSRTKMISTSIKTARKSKRASGLRINDYDNQCDVVYISQPITECHFENQRSILSSRKTARKSTRGYFFNGDCCELPTVRTLARNLHSQEKAGCSTVEPETVVTPKQTLTLSAPAPVVDMQDPREDNQEEPSKETTSLKEGEGEASSDKESQESEVCPMTNKPSPSSSPKSEEMTAPSLVSALPAHLPEEDRPEGSSTVSIPTASGIASPEQDQQQVELLGIKDVKEGTLIQDGHLVSSTENISEGGSEDVVSRPHSSPEEANREEDPPCSESPPVGPEPPLSLGKAEDNQSISTEATTKDTQELDTDPLLKESSTFTNENPSEIEDSEAAGGTGKLEGQGSDIKHSSEKDVCDQNIDSPEENVDKKKKGKKTPEASDRCLRSQLSDPSSVDRCLRSQSSDSSSACPEIKVSKNPGTKRSKKEGCPGEMAPESLLADSFHTKGLEDTENPDVNENPYEKDAEQEGEGGGIITRQTFKNMLAKQVKGEEGDIFPSSDPISTVGQPLPGERLEIYVQSKLGEKNAHDPSESIPYTFPEQSKEKPEPIPAQDTEEVVNEVGTANTQDKDDNSDAPSSALGLSSSGSGDTAGPPKWVPRLTRLTSSTYNLRHAHSLDSLDTAKVTSEKEAAQGNPMPKENEASESGDPLDDDDVDTVVDDQPKFVEWCAEEENQELIANFNAQYMRVQKGWIQLEKEAQPTPRSRNKSDKLKEIWKSKKRSRKCRGSLEVQKFSPVQMLFMTHFKLSNVCKWFLETTETRSLVIVKKLNTRLPGDIPPVKHSLQKYSPSSLYPSSLQAERLKKHLKKFPGATPARNNWKTQKLWAKFRENPDQVEPEDGSDVSLSLNSEDSIEEVKEGRNSHPPTNSPTPASTRILRKYSNIRGKLRAQQCLIKNEKMESPFGQPVESKQSCKSVCINPLMSPKLALQVDADGFPIKPKSTDGMKGKKGKHVSEILPKAEVQNKRKRTESSTQDRKDKGPVVKASKEKHPDGSTKTPAAKKPAARDRVSQLPKKTSLKENKVKIPKKSPGKNCPPSRREKENTSKRPTQPTASETGTKPAKQKGVGESSSRPQKATNRRQSSGKTRARPLTKTPESSAAQRKRKLKAKLDSSHGKRRRLDAK, encoded by the coding sequence ATGGTCAAACTGTGCACTCATCATCAGAAGCAGTTCATCCGTGTCCTGAACGATCTGTACACTGAATCCCAGCCAGACACTGAGGACCTGCAACCTGATTCTGGAGCAATGGATACATCCACTTGCAATGCTGGCTGTGCCCAGCTAGGAACAAAACATAAGGAAAAGGATGCTGCGTGTCTCGATATGAAGTCTCCTACTTCTGTAGATTTGTTCGTAGACTCATCAGGCTCACACAGCCCTCTACATTTGACAGAACAGGCCCTCAAGGAGCCTCCTCCTGAGTCAAACTCTGTAGATGGAAGAGAGAATGCCTTGACTGTTATCCAGAAAGATTCCTCTGAACTTCCAACCACTAAACCTAATTCTGGTAGTTCAATGGATAGTTCCACTCTGGGATACCTCACTGCATCTAATTCTTCCTCATTAAGCTTCCACCACAACTCTAAGAGCTTGGAGGGGCAAACCACTGGACAGGAGCAAGACACGAATATGAAAATATGTGAGGATGGGAAAGACCATATGCAGAGCTCAGCTTTAGTAGAAAGTCTAATTGCAGTGAAAGTGGCCACTGAGAATAGTGAGGAGAGCAACAGCTGTATTGTTTCTCAAAGAAATTCATTCAAAGCTTTATCAGAAGAGGCTTGGGACTCAGGGTTTATGGAGAATTCACCTAGAACTGCTGACAAAGAGAATGCTTTACTTTGTAGCTCAAAAACATCTATGCGCCAGGAGTTAGAGTCCAGTGAACAAGATTCGAGGCCAAAGCAAGAGAACCATCTTCACTCACTAGGAAGAAATAAGGTGAGTTATCATTTACATCCCAGTGATAAGGGTCAGTTTGATCATTCCAAAGATGGTTGGTTAGCTCCCAGCCCAATGCCAGCTGTACACAAAGCATCCAATGGACATTCACGAACCAAGATGATATCAACCTCCATTAAGACAGCTCGGAAAAGTAAAAGGGCATCAGGGTTGAGGATAAACGATTATGATAACCAGTGTGATGTCGTTTATATCAGTCAGCCAATAACAGAATGCCACTTTGAGAATCAAAGATCAATATTATCTTCACGGAAAACAGCCAGGAAGAGTACTCGAGGATACTTTTTCAATGGTGATTGTTGTGAGCTGCCAACTGTTCGCACACTGGCCAGAAATTTACACTCCCAAGAGAAAGCGGGCTGTTCAACAGTGGAGCCAGAGACAGTGGTCACTCCCAAGCAGACCCTTACACTTTCAGCGCCTGCACCTGTAGTGGATATGCAGGATCCCAGAGAAGACAACCAGGAAGAACCTAGTAAAGAAACAACCTCCCtcaaggaaggagaaggagaagcttcCTCTGACAAGGAATCTCAAGAGTCTGAGGTTTGCCCCATGACAAATAAACCAAGTCCAAGCAGCTCTCCTAAGTCAGAGGAAATGACAGCCCCCAGCCTGGTGTCTGCTCTACCTGCTCACCTTCCTGAAGAGGACAGGCCAGAAGGCAGCTCCACGGTCTCAATTCCCACTGCAAGTGGGATAGCTTCCCCTGAACAAGACCAACAACAAGTCGAGCTGCTGGGTATCAAGGATGTCAAGGAGGGGACTCTTATCCAAGATGGTCACCTGGTTTCCTCTACTGAGAACATTTCTGAGGGAGGCAGTGAAGATGTTGTTTCTAGGCCTCATTCTTCTCCTGAAGAAGCCAATAGAGAGGAAGATCCTCCATGCTCAGAAAGTCCCCCAGTGGGCCCAGAGCCTCCTCTGAGCCTGGGGAAAGCTGAAGACAACCAAAGCATCAGTACTGAGGCCACAACTAAAGACACTCAGGAGCTAGATACTGACCCACTCTTGAAGGAAAGCAGCACTTTTACTAATGAAAACCCCAGTGAAATTGAGGACAGTGAGGCAGCAGGTGGTACAGGAAAATTAGAGGGACAGGGCAGTGACATAAAACATTCTTCAGAAAAAGATGTATGCGATCAAAACATTGACTCACCTGAAGAGAATGtggacaagaagaaaaaaggtaaaaaaactCCTGAAGCCTCTGACAGGTGCCTAAGGAGTCAGCTTTCAGATCCCTCCTCTGTCGATAGGTGCCTAAGAAGTCAAAGTTCagattcttcctctgcttgtcctGAGATCAAGGTTTCCAAAAATCCTGGTACAAAACGTTCTAAAAAAGAAGGGTGCCCTGGTGAGATGGCACCTGAGAGCCTTCTGGCTGACAGTTTCCATACAAAAGGTCTGGAGGATACTGAAAACCCAGATGTCAATGAAAATCCTTATGAGAAAGATGCTGAGCAGGAGGGTGAAGGAGGTGGGATCATCACCAGGCAGACTTTTAAGAACATGCTAGCAAAACAAGTGAAGGGGGAAGAAGGAGATATTTTTCCTAGCAGTGATCCTATATCCACAGTTGGCCAGCCCCTGCCTGGAGAGAGACTGGAAATTTATGTTCAGTCTAAGTTAGGTGAGAAAAATGCTCATGACCCCTCAGAAAGTATTCCTTATACCTTCCCAGAACAATCAAAAGAGAAGCCAGAACCAATTCCTGCACAAGATACGGAGGAGGTTGTGAATGAGGTAGGCACTGCAAACACCCAGGATAAAGATGACAATAGTGACGCACCATCCAGTGCACTTGGGTTGTCAAGCAGTGGAAGTGGTGATACTGCTGGGCCCCCCAAATGGGTACCAAGGCTTACAAGACTGACCTCTTCGACCTATAACCTAAGACACGCTCATTCTCTGGACTCCTTGGATACTGCAAAAGTGACTTCAGAAAAGGAAGCAGCACAAGGAAACCCAATGccaaaggaaaatgaagcttCAGAGAGTGGAGATCCCTTAGATGATGACGATGTGGACACGGTGGTAGATGACCAGCCAAAGTTTGTGGAATGGTGTGCAGAGGAGGAGAACCAAGAGCTTATTGCCAACTTCAATGCCCAGTACATGAGAGTTCAGAAAGGCTGGATTCAGTTGGAAAAAGAAGCACAGCCAACACCAAGATCAAGGAACAAGTCAGATAAACTGAAGGAGATttggaaaagcaagaaaaggtCACGGAAATGTAGGGGTTCGTTGGAGGTTCAAAAGTTTTCTCCTGTTCAGATGCTGTTTATGACACACTTTAAGTTATCTAATGTTTGCAAATGGTTCTTAGAAACAACTGAAACCCGGTCTCTGGTGATCGTGAAGAAGCTCAATACTCGTCTTCCAGGAGACATCCCCCCTGTCAAGCATTCTCTTCAGAAGTACTCTCCTTCCAGCCTGTACCCCAGTTCACTACAGGCTGAGCGCTTGAAAAAACACTTGAAGAAATTTCCTGGAGCTACTCCTGCTAGGAACAATTGGAAAACACAGAAGCTCTGGGCTAAATTTCGAGAAAATCCTGATCAAGTGGAGCCAGAGGATGGCAGTGATGTCAGCCTCAGCCTCAATTCTGAAGACAGCATAGAGGAAGTCAAGGAAGGTCGAAATAGCCATCCTCCTACAAACTCGCCTACTCCAGCAAGTACCCGGATCCTCAGAAAATATTCCAATATTCGAGGAAAGCTCAGAGCCCAGCAATGCTTAATCAAAAACGAGAAAATGGAAAGCCCATTTGGACAGCCTGTGGAAAGTAAACAGAGCTGTAAGAGTGTATGCATCAATCCTTTGATGTCCCCCAAGCTTGCCCTGCAAGTGGATGCAGATGGGTTTCCCATTAAGCCCAAGAGTACTGATggaatgaagggaaagaaagggaagcatGTGTCAGAAATCTTACCCAAAGCAGAAGTGCAGAATAAACGCAAGAGGACAGAGAGCAGCACTCAGGACAGGAAGGACAAGGGGCCTGTGGTGAAAGCCAGCAAAGAAAAGCATCCTGATGGATCCACCAAAACCCCTGCAGCCAAGAAGCCAGCTGCAAGGGACAGAGTCAGCCAACTGCCCAAAAAGACATCcttgaaagagaataaagtgaAGATCCCTAAAAAGTCTCCTGGGAAGAACTGCCCTCCCtccaggagggaaaaagagaatacaAGCAAAAGACCCACCCAGCCCACTGCCTCGGAGACAGGGACAAAACCTGCAAAGCAAAAGGGGGTAGGTGAATCCTCTTCCAGGCCACAAAAAGCCACCAACAGGAGGCAGAGCAGTGGAAAGACTCGGGCCAGACCCTTGACAAAAACCCCTGAGAGCAGTGCAGCCCAGAGAAAGCGAAAGCTGAAGGCAAAGCTGGACTCTTCTCATGGCAAACGGAGACGGCTAGATGCAAAGTGA